The following is a genomic window from Rutidosis leptorrhynchoides isolate AG116_Rl617_1_P2 chromosome 8, CSIRO_AGI_Rlap_v1, whole genome shotgun sequence.
gtgaactaATATGTAAAATACATGACTCCAATTAACTAGCTAGCTTTAGCAGCATTGGAGTCGAGATCGACTGGAGGAGTATGTCCACTCGACAATTTAATCCGATCAATGGAACCTTTAGGCTTGAGCTTCACATTCTCACAATTACAAATCTCAATCATAAATTCATCTGGATCATTAAAAAACAATTGATCAATCACACCATCTTTTTCCTCTCCCACAGTTCTCTTCATGTACTTTATGTCCCTTTCTTTAAGTTTCCTCTCCAATGCTTCCATGTCCTCACACTAAAACAAATCACAATTTACAAATTAACACTATAACAAAATAGTCTAGTTGTTTGTCCCAAATTCAACATATCGTACGTGATGTAAAAAAATTGATCAACAAAATAAACCAGTTAGCTAACCTGAtacataaagtaaaaaaaaaaaaaaaatactcgcACGTAATCGGGAGAAAAGCTACTTTATTCATAAAGTAGTAAACCAACAATGTAACATTTATTAGAGCAACATTTTAACTTGGTCATTGATATATCTATCATAATTTTTACTAATCTACCATAACGGAACAGAGGATTAACGGATTGTATGGTATAACGTGTTAATGCATAATTAATGGTAGATTTATATTACATCTATATAACTGTGAATTTACAGATTGTAAAACACAACATGCTACtagtaatacataattaataattaatgatgtATGTAGTAATGATAGTAGCCAATATATCACCATCCTTTTAACTTATGTCAAAACTAAAGGATAAGTATAGGTTCATTCAATACACTAAGGGCCTGTTTATTTATGGATTAATGGGCTTAATGTTATGGTGGTCTTATTCGATCAGCAGTTTTAGGTGTTTACTTTTGACTTAATTCTGAATGGAAAGCTATATCAAAAGATTACCAGTCAGCTTGAAAACATGTGTCCTCCCCATATGGATGTAATTAATCACATTATTTTACTTATATACCCCTTTTATCATCTGCTTCTACAATAGCATTCAACCCCCAATTTGAAAACCATCCTACACTGCAACTATCAATCAATCTCGAATAATTGATCGATGTTTGTTCTATATACTTCTCCAATGATCtttcacgttttttttttttttcaattttggaTCGATTTTATTAAAATGAAAAAGAGAGCAATTAAAGGAAAAAAGTGAGCTGCTGGAAGTTGTAGGTTCATGAAGCAGAGAGGACCTCCGTCAGTGACGTCGGTCGTCACAAATCTTGGTTTACCTCCGTCAACGATGGAAGCGGTGTGGTGGTTAGCAACGTTTTGGCTTAAAGGGCTACAGTGAAAAGGGTCTTTGGTAACCTCCGTCACAGATCTTGCTTTttctccatcatcatcattatctttggTAACACTTGAAGGATTGTGAAAAAgaatattgaaaaaatataaagGATTTTGTGAAAAGGTAAAATATTCAGAGGGATTCGAAGATTTTAGATGTGCTCATGGAAACTTTGTGAAAAGGGTCTTTGCCCACAGATATCAAAGTTATATTTTCAACCTAATTATTTGGGTAAAATAATATTTAAGGGTAAAGTAGTAATTTATAGTTATTCAAGCACTTCGTTCAGTATCAAAAGTAAACAACAAATTTTATTCTCTTCTTACTGCATATAACTCTTGGTTATCAATACTGCCATCTATATCCATTAAGGAGATTAATGAAAACAAAGTAAACAGCCCCTAAATGTATATATTTACcacaaaattcttttattaaagaaACTATATTCTAACTTCACATCTTAATTAATCCATCTTTAAATTTAAGACAATTAGATATTTGAATCTTCTAATTTCATTTATGTTTtttgcaaaaaataaaaataaaaaaataaagcaataataataataatataataataataataataataataataataataataataataataataataataatttaataataataatttattaataataaattgttcattaatactagtattaatgaacaatcgttttttttgccaaaaaacaaaataaaaaataaaaaaaatgttcatTAGTACTACTATAAAATTATAAAAAGGTAATGAAACGTTGAAGATACTGATGTTCATTAAGAACTAGAACAAATTATGTAGTAGTTGTGATAAAATGTTGTGATAAAATGTTGACAACCAATAACGCTAaataattattaaaccgaatacctGAAATGAGATGTGATTGTCCATGGGATCTAAATCATGGTTATCAGGTAACTTATTTTCATCCTTAGCTTGAACAAGATGAATTCCGATTCCATAATTAAACAACCACGCACCATCAAAATCGAACGCTTCTGGCCGTTCAATCAACACAAACCCTAACGCTTTCGTGTAAAATTCAACCGAATCCTTGACAGATTTACATAGTCTAGACACGTGGTTTAGTGACATGAGCGGTAAGTCATCATGTTGATCGTCTTTTTTACCATTTTTCTTTtcttgttttttatttttattattatccatTTTTTGGGTTTTAAGTTACAGTCGAGAGGTTTTTTAGCGGGGTTATATGGTGGGAAAATTGTACTAATGTTTAAGAGTTTAAGATATGGTTGTGTGGCGGTTAAGGACACATGGTGTAACTCGGGGTTTGAGAATTACTCGTGGATGATAATGGAAAAGACGCGTGTCATATGCTGGAGTATTtgtatttttgaataatttttaaTCACTACCTTTGAGGTGAAGTACTCCTTCAATGTCGGAATAAAAGAACGAATCTGAAAAGAGAAAAAACAAAGCAAGGGCTCGTTTTTTTTAATCACTACCTTTGAGGTGAAGTACTCTATGTTATATCAACTCAAATAAGATAAGATGTTTTGAAGTGATAGATATATAAAtaggatttttttttaaaatggttTTTTTCCAGAGTAATTACAGAAATGGTTTTTCAATGGAATATTTACAGAAATATGTAAACCGACCATTAAATCGCCGGTTTGAATGTTTTGGGGTCAAACCGGCATTTGAAACATCGGTTTGGCGACGTGTACAATTCTCAGTCAAACCGGCAAATGAAATGCCGGTTTGACTCTTTGACCGTAACATTATTTGCACCAACCGCCTCTTATTTATTCCCTCAATCCGTGACATAAATGCTGCTAACCAAAACACGCCACGTGTACAAACCGGCGATTGAAAGACCGGTTTGTATCATTATATAATCCGACCTCTGCTACATCTGTTTGCATCACTTCCAACAATCCCACACAATTCTTTTAAAACACACACACGAATTTGCAATGGATCCCGCCCAACCTCGAGCAACTCCgctcgacgaatcactattattttTGCAATCTTAAGGAACTCACAGAGCGTACAAGGTTTTTATGGGTGCTGTTCAAGATGTTGGTGTTCCTGATAGATTCGAAAAAGTTAAACCAAGACGATCGGATCCGGGTTTATGGGATCATATGGAAGGTCTAGCAGCTGCAGAGGAGTTTATAGACCCACGGGTTTACCGTTATATTCAACAAACGGGTTTAGGGCGGGTTTTCAAAATAGGATACCAACTATTGGATCACGCTCTTATTTCAGCGTTGGTTGAACGGTGGCGTTCCGAGACGCATACCTTCCACTTCCCTATTGGTAAAATATTTTTAACcaaataatttatatttaatttgattaaatgtaaaatgtatataatttgtatttaaattaatttatatatatataattcatatatagagatgtataatttgtatttaatat
Proteins encoded in this region:
- the LOC139862964 gene encoding glyoxylase I 4, translated to MDNNKNKKQEKKNGKKDDQHDDLPLMSLNHVSRLCKSVKDSVEFYTKALGFVLIERPEAFDFDGAWLFNYGIGIHLVQAKDENKLPDNHDLDPMDNHISFQCEDMEALERKLKERDIKYMKRTVGEEKDGVIDQLFFNDPDEFMIEICNCENVKLKPKGSIDRIKLSSGHTPPVDLDSNAAKAS